Proteins encoded by one window of Candidatus Aminicenantes bacterium:
- a CDS encoding SLBB domain-containing protein produces EGLTAAELEKKLVRAFIDKGQLLDPQISVTITDRQSKRVTVIGAVQKPDSYELMGRQTLLQILSMAGGVSRDAGREILIIRRLPDGTSNALHVLLDDLINKGETQYDIPLEAGDIVNVQVDRIGAIYVLGEVKTPGALSVMQSRLPTVTQAIAQAGGYTERASLGRVVIKRRDASGLEKEISVDVKAILKNKVKDVPLQDGDTVYVPKGFL; encoded by the coding sequence GAGGGGCTGACCGCCGCCGAGCTGGAGAAGAAGCTGGTTCGTGCGTTCATCGACAAAGGGCAGCTGCTGGATCCGCAGATCAGCGTCACCATCACGGACCGCCAGAGCAAGCGGGTGACCGTCATCGGCGCCGTCCAGAAGCCCGATTCCTACGAACTGATGGGGCGGCAGACCCTGCTCCAGATTCTGTCCATGGCCGGCGGCGTCAGCCGCGATGCAGGCCGCGAGATCCTGATCATCCGGCGCCTGCCCGACGGGACGAGCAACGCCCTGCATGTCCTGCTGGACGATCTGATCAACAAGGGCGAGACCCAATACGACATCCCGCTCGAGGCGGGGGACATCGTCAACGTCCAGGTCGACCGGATAGGCGCCATCTACGTCCTGGGCGAGGTCAAGACGCCGGGGGCGCTGTCCGTCATGCAGTCCCGCCTGCCGACGGTGACCCAGGCCATCGCCCAGGCCGGCGGCTACACCGAGCGGGCCTCGCTCGGCCGGGTCGTCATCAAGCGGCGGGATGCCTCGGGCCTGGAGAAGGAGATCTCCGTCGACGTCAAAGCCATCTTGAAGAACAAAGTCAAGGACGTGCCTCTCCAGGACGGCGACACCGTCTACGTGCCCAAAGGGTTTTTATAA